One Actinomadura viridis genomic region harbors:
- a CDS encoding DUF6986 family protein: MNLSVPSFDDLSARIAAVRDDHARRFPGPATGRQPVHTVYVPADRFSRSTPADFGTEALRLLNTHTPGAGSFGSAFGLDPEIAGPVRERVAAKLASEPVEDVRIDFEDGYGVRSDEEEDAHIAQVVEAVAAAYQVKALPHYWGLRVKSFADGGHERTMRTLDGFLTALRDRLGRLPGGFTITFPKVVMAEHVAIFVEYLDRLEGSLGLPAGILRFEVQVETTEAIIDHEGRIGLRAIADAAGPRLTAAHFGVFDYTAACGLPPEEQRLDHPACDFARHAMQVTFAGTGVRLSDGSTNVVPRNDGPDEVNATWAVHAAHVRHSLRHGFYQGWDLHPAHLPSRYAAVYAYHLSGVDEVIGRVRAWHEQAAAKDGGVLDEPATVKALVARLQRAVDCGALDESVLPVPAEG; this comes from the coding sequence GTGAACCTCAGCGTCCCCTCGTTCGACGACCTGTCCGCGCGGATCGCCGCGGTCCGCGACGACCATGCCCGGCGCTTCCCCGGTCCGGCCACGGGGCGCCAGCCGGTGCACACGGTGTACGTCCCGGCCGACCGGTTCTCGCGCTCCACCCCCGCCGACTTCGGCACCGAGGCGCTGCGGCTGCTCAACACCCACACCCCGGGGGCGGGCTCGTTCGGCAGCGCCTTCGGCCTCGACCCGGAGATCGCCGGGCCGGTCCGCGAGCGGGTCGCGGCCAAGCTGGCCTCCGAGCCGGTGGAGGACGTGCGGATCGACTTCGAGGACGGCTACGGCGTCCGCTCCGACGAGGAGGAGGACGCCCACATCGCCCAGGTGGTGGAGGCCGTCGCCGCCGCGTACCAGGTGAAGGCGCTGCCCCACTACTGGGGGCTGCGGGTCAAGTCGTTCGCCGACGGCGGGCACGAGCGCACGATGCGGACCCTGGACGGGTTCCTCACCGCCCTGCGCGACCGGCTGGGCCGGCTGCCCGGCGGGTTCACCATCACCTTCCCCAAGGTGGTGATGGCCGAGCACGTCGCGATCTTCGTGGAGTACCTGGACCGGCTGGAGGGCTCGCTCGGGCTGCCCGCCGGGATCCTGCGGTTCGAGGTCCAGGTGGAGACCACCGAGGCGATCATCGACCACGAGGGCCGGATCGGTCTGCGCGCCATCGCCGACGCCGCCGGCCCCCGGCTGACCGCCGCCCACTTCGGCGTGTTCGACTACACCGCCGCCTGCGGCCTGCCCCCGGAGGAGCAGCGGCTCGACCATCCGGCCTGCGACTTCGCCCGGCACGCCATGCAGGTCACGTTCGCCGGCACCGGGGTCCGGCTGTCGGACGGCTCCACCAACGTCGTCCCCCGCAACGACGGCCCGGACGAGGTCAACGCGACGTGGGCGGTGCACGCCGCGCACGTGCGGCACTCCCTGCGGCACGGCTTCTACCAGGGATGGGACCTCCACCCGGCGCACCTGCCCAGCCGTTACGCCGCCGTCTACGCCTACCACCTGTCCGGGGTGGACGAGGTCATCGGCCGCGTCCGGGCGTGGCACGAGCAGGCCGCGGCCAAGGACGGCGGGGTCCTCGACGAGCCCGCGACCGTCAAGGCGCTGGTCGCCCGGCTCCAGCGCGCCGTCGACTGCGGCGCCCTGGACGAGAGCGTCCTGCCCGTCCCCGCCGAGGGGTAG
- a CDS encoding aldose 1-epimerase family protein — protein sequence MTESISPRPPGPGTAGGEPISGAQYAIGAGPYRAVVTEAGAGLRELTHEGRPLVLSHGADEPVPAALGQLLIPWPNRVDRGRYAYGGRLHQLDLSEPKNDCAIHGLVRTSSWGAAEHGPDRVRLTHRLLGAPGYPYRLDLEADYSLDAREGLTVRLSVLNTGTRTAPYGHGAHPYLTVDEPIDDCTVTVTAGRWLPVDGRRIPTGPAEDVTGTPYDLRQGRGLGDQAIDIAFTGLRRDAAGRAWVRLSGGGRTAALWADESHPWLQVYTADHVPGDRRRRGLAAEPMTCPPNAFATGFDVIHLEPGVGWAASWGIMAG from the coding sequence ATGACCGAGTCGATCAGCCCACGGCCGCCCGGCCCCGGCACGGCCGGCGGCGAGCCGATCAGCGGCGCCCAGTACGCGATCGGCGCCGGGCCCTACCGGGCCGTCGTCACCGAGGCGGGGGCGGGCCTGCGCGAGCTCACCCACGAGGGACGGCCGCTGGTGCTCTCCCACGGCGCCGACGAGCCCGTGCCCGCGGCCCTCGGCCAGCTGCTGATCCCCTGGCCCAACCGCGTGGACCGGGGCCGGTACGCCTACGGCGGGCGCCTGCACCAGCTCGACCTGTCCGAGCCCAAGAACGACTGCGCGATCCACGGGCTGGTGCGCACGTCGTCCTGGGGCGCCGCCGAGCACGGGCCGGACCGGGTCCGGCTGACCCACAGGCTGCTGGGGGCGCCGGGCTACCCCTACCGGCTCGACCTGGAGGCCGATTACTCCCTCGACGCCCGCGAGGGCCTCACGGTCCGGCTCTCGGTCCTCAACACCGGCACCCGGACGGCCCCGTACGGGCACGGCGCGCACCCCTACCTCACCGTGGACGAGCCGATCGACGACTGCACGGTCACCGTGACCGCCGGCCGGTGGCTGCCGGTGGACGGCCGCAGGATCCCCACCGGGCCGGCCGAGGACGTCACCGGCACCCCCTACGACCTGCGGCAGGGCCGCGGGCTGGGCGACCAGGCCATCGACATCGCCTTCACCGGGCTGCGCCGCGACGCCGCCGGCCGGGCCTGGGTGCGGCTGAGCGGCGGCGGGCGCACCGCCGCGCTGTGGGCGGACGAGTCGCACCCCTGGCTGCAGGTCTACACCGCCGACCACGTGCCCGGCGACCGGCGCCGGCGGGGGCTGGCGGCCGAGCCCATGACCTGCCCGCCCAACGCCTTCGCCACCGGATTCGATGTGATCCATCTCGAACCGGGTGTCGGATGGGCCGCCTCTTGGGGGATCATGGCGGGGTGA
- a CDS encoding DUF1116 domain-containing protein — protein sequence MTESATRLGGLLTRDPAVVTAGVGVLAEALERQAVPVEAVDWRPPPEGSEDALAAVLGRPGHAEANARAVGRMLSARPHLVDVRPAAEVLGLEKGTFLHAGPPLEWERASGPMRGALIGAMLLEGLAGTPEEAERALEGGAATLEPCHHHRAVGPMAGVVSPSMWMLVVEDAEHGGTAYCSLNEGLGKVLRYGAYGPEVIDRLRRMGTVLGPVLRSAVRGHGPVDLLAIMAQALQMGDELHNRNRAATSLLLRELAADLAEADAPRDRVAEALRFAAANDHFFLNPAMAAAKAAADAARGVPGSSMVVAMARNGTDFGIQVSGTGDRWFTGPAGVPDGLYLGAYGPADANPDIGDSAITETAGVGGFALAAAPAIVRFVGGEVPDALAATQRMYEITLAEHPVLQIPLLSFRGTPSGIDVTRVVRTGILPVIDTGIAGREAGTGQVGAGLVSPPAGVFRDALHALAAEAPGVPATPPAEPAAAP from the coding sequence ATGACTGAATCCGCGACGCGGCTGGGCGGCCTGCTGACCCGCGACCCGGCCGTCGTGACGGCCGGGGTCGGCGTGCTGGCCGAGGCGCTGGAACGGCAGGCGGTGCCGGTCGAGGCCGTGGACTGGCGCCCGCCGCCGGAGGGCAGCGAGGACGCCCTGGCGGCGGTGCTGGGACGGCCCGGCCACGCCGAGGCGAACGCGCGCGCGGTGGGCCGGATGCTGAGCGCCCGCCCGCACCTGGTGGACGTCCGGCCCGCGGCCGAGGTGCTCGGCCTGGAGAAGGGCACGTTCCTGCACGCGGGCCCGCCGCTGGAGTGGGAACGGGCGTCGGGGCCCATGCGCGGCGCGCTCATCGGGGCGATGCTGCTGGAAGGGCTCGCCGGCACGCCCGAGGAGGCCGAGCGGGCCCTCGAAGGCGGCGCCGCGACGCTGGAGCCGTGCCACCACCACCGCGCCGTGGGGCCGATGGCGGGCGTGGTGAGCCCGTCGATGTGGATGCTGGTGGTGGAGGACGCCGAGCACGGCGGCACCGCGTACTGCTCGCTGAACGAGGGGCTGGGCAAGGTCCTGCGCTACGGCGCGTACGGCCCCGAGGTGATCGACCGGCTGCGCCGGATGGGCACCGTGCTCGGCCCGGTGCTGCGCTCGGCGGTCCGCGGGCACGGCCCGGTCGACCTGCTGGCGATCATGGCGCAGGCCCTCCAGATGGGCGACGAGCTGCACAACCGCAACCGGGCGGCGACCTCGCTGCTGCTGCGCGAGCTGGCCGCCGACCTGGCCGAGGCGGACGCGCCGCGCGACCGGGTGGCCGAGGCGCTGCGCTTCGCCGCGGCCAACGACCACTTCTTCCTCAACCCGGCGATGGCCGCGGCCAAGGCCGCCGCCGACGCCGCCCGCGGCGTGCCCGGCTCCAGCATGGTGGTGGCGATGGCCCGCAACGGCACCGACTTCGGCATCCAGGTGTCGGGCACGGGCGACCGCTGGTTCACCGGGCCGGCCGGGGTCCCGGACGGGCTCTACCTGGGCGCGTACGGCCCGGCGGACGCCAACCCCGACATCGGCGACTCGGCGATCACCGAGACCGCCGGGGTGGGCGGCTTCGCGCTCGCGGCGGCCCCGGCCATCGTGCGGTTCGTCGGCGGCGAGGTGCCGGACGCGCTCGCGGCCACCCAGCGGATGTACGAGATCACCCTGGCCGAGCACCCGGTGCTGCAGATCCCGCTGCTGTCGTTCCGCGGCACCCCGTCCGGGATCGACGTGACCCGGGTGGTCCGCACCGGGATCCTGCCGGTCATCGACACCGGGATCGCCGGGCGGGAGGCGGGCACCGGCCAGGTCGGCGCCGGTCTGGTGTCGCCGCCGGCCGGGGTCTTCCGGGACGCGCTGCACGCCCTGGCCGCGGAGGCCCCGGGCGTGCCCGCCACCCCGCCGGCCGAGCCCGCCGCGGCCCCCTGA